A genome region from Clupea harengus chromosome 7, Ch_v2.0.2, whole genome shotgun sequence includes the following:
- the nr6a1a gene encoding nuclear receptor subfamily 6 group A member 1-A: protein MDAWEDDQADQRSCLICGDRATGLHYGIISCEGCKGFFKRSICNKRVYRCSRDKNCEMSRKQRNRCQYCRLLKCLQMGMNRKAIREDGMPGGRNKSIGPVQISDEEIERIMSGQEFKEEANMPDHTWSNNGDSSDHSSPGNGVSEGNQPSPASTLSSIRSVEMNGYTTALRDQYIGSAMTTHYQFLPHLFSYAAQPRSLYPQSHTLISQLVAAEELAPLATPMLIEDGYRVTQVELFALLCRLADELLFRQIAWIKKLPFFCELTIEDYTCLLSSTWQELILLACLTIYSAQILGDLADVTAKYTPSDEELQGFSEDGMEVMEKLIYLFRKFHQLKVSNEEYACMKAINFLNQDIRGVTSGSQLEQLNKRYWYVCQDYTECKYPHQPKRFPEIMMCLPEIRCIAGKLVNVPLEQLPLLFKAVLHSCKSSLNGTYRSTGSSPCAPKGTAPAN, encoded by the exons ATGGATGCATGGGAAG ATGACCAGGCTGACCAGCGCTCTTGCCTCATCTGTGGCGACCGCGCCACTGGTCTGCACTATGGCATCATCTCCTGCGAGGGCTGCAAGGGCTTCTTCAAGCGCAGCATCTGCAACAAGCGCGTCTACCGCTGCAGCCGTGACAAGAACTGTGAGATGTCGCGCAAGCAGCGGAACCGCTGCCAGTACTGCCGCCTGCTCAAGTGTCTGCAGATGGGCATGAACCGCAAAG CAATCAGGGAGGATGGTATGCCAGGAGGGAGGAACAAAAGCATTGGGCCCGTGCAG aTATCTGATGAGGAAATAGAAAGGATTATGTCAGGACAGGAGTTCAAGGAGGAAGCCAACATGCCAGACCACACCTGGAGCAACAATGGTGATAGCAGTGACCACAGTTCCCCTGGCAACGGTGTTTCTGAAGGCAACCAACCATCTCCAGCCTCCACATTGTCGTCCAT TCGCTCGGTAGAGATGAATGGCTACACCACTGCACTCCGGGACCAGTACATCGGCAGCGCCATGACCACACACTACCAGTTCCTTCCACACCTATTCAGCTATGCCGCCCAACCACGCAGCCTCTACCCACAATCCCACACCCTCATCAGCCAGCTGGTTGCTGCAGAAGAGCTAGCCCCATTGGCTACACCCATGCTCATCGAGGACGG GTATAGGGTGACCCAGGTGGAGCTGTTTGCCTTGCTGTGCCGTCTGGCCGACGAGCTGCTGTTCAGACAAATCGCATGGATCAAAAAGCTTCCGTTCTTCTGCGAGCTCACCATCGAGGACTATACCTGCCTGCTCAGCTCCACCTGGCAGGAGCTCATCCTGCTGGCCTGCCTGACCATCTACAGCGCCCAGATACTGGGGGACCTGGCTGACGTCACTGCCAAGTACACACCGTCGGATGAGGAGCTGCAGGG GTTTAGCGAGGATGGGATGGAGGTTATGGAGAAGCTTATATATCTTTTCCGCAAGTTCCACCAACTGAAGGTCAGCAACGAAGAATATGCCTGCATGAAAGCTATCAACTTCCTCAACCAAG ATATCCGTGGTGTTACTAGTGGTTCCCAGTTGGAGCAGCTGAATAAACGGTATTGGTATGTCTGCCAGGACTACACTGAATGCAAGTACCCGCACCAGCCAAAACGCTTCCCAGAGATCATGATGTGTTTGCCGGAGATTCGCTGCATTGCAG GGAAGTTAGTGAATGTTCCCCTGGAGCAGCTGCCCTTGCTGTTCAAAGCAGTCTTGCACTCTTGTAAGTCCAGCCTGAACGGTACCTACCGCAGCACAGGATCCTCCCCGTGTGCTCCTAAGGGCACTGCTCCCGCTAACTGA